In Helianthus annuus cultivar XRQ/B chromosome 8, HanXRQr2.0-SUNRISE, whole genome shotgun sequence, a single genomic region encodes these proteins:
- the LOC118480974 gene encoding secreted RxLR effector protein 161-like — MGLADVILGVKITRTQSGLVLSQPYYVDKILEKFNGNDSNVARTPLDTTLAKNRSEPVNQLEYSRIIGSLMYLMSCTRPDLAYAVSKLSRYTSNPSSIPWNCIIRLLRYLRYTREYGLHYNRYPAVIEGHCDANWISDTNDSRATSGFVFTLGGAAISWKSSKQTASVQVRQYAVAASDWLTPGTDRESVTNTGLGPHCAPLLIEFMIVK; from the exons atgggtcttgcggatgtgattcttggagttaAAATCACACGAACCCAAAGTGGACTTGTTTTAAGTCAACCCTACTATGTGGAcaaaattcttgagaagttcaatGGAAATGACTCTAATGTAGCTAGAACTCCTCTTGACACAACTCTAGCCAAGAATAGAAGTGAACCTGTTAACCAGTTGGAATACTCAAGAATTATTGGTAGCTTGATGTATCTTATGAGTTGTACTAGACCAGACTTAGCATATGCTGTGAGCAAGCTAAGTAGATATACGAGCAAtccaagttcaattccttggaacTGTATCATTCGGTTGCTTCGTTACTTAAGATACACTCGGGAATACGGGTTGCATTATAACAGATATCCAGCAGTTATAGAAGGACATTGTGATGCAAATTGGATATCGGACACGAATGATTCCAGAGCAACAAGTGGGTTTGTATTCACACTTGGAGGTGCAGCTATATCGTGGAAATCGTCGAAACAAACG GCAAGTGTTCAAGTCCGGCAGTACGCTGTTGCTGCTTCAGACTGGCTTACCCCGGGAACAGACCgcgaatct GTTACTAACACTGGTTTGGGTCCTCATTGTGCACCTCTCCTTATAGAGTTCATGATCGTTAAATGA
- the LOC110872967 gene encoding metal-nicotianamine transporter YSL3, translating to MEMEHAIEQIRDEDDNVVVKRLPPWTANITCRGVVASVVIGVIYSVIVTKLNLTTGLVPNLNVSAALLAFVFIKTWTKLVHKSGFVTKPFTKQENTIIQTCAVACYSIAVGGGFGSYLLGLNKKTYEEAGVDVEGNSPGSYKEPGIGWMTGFLFVTSFVGLLALVPLRKIMIIDYKLTYPSGTATAVLINGFHTPKGDKMAKKQVVGFTKFLSASFVWACFQWFYSGSGTCGFTSFPTFGLKAFKNSFYFDFSMTYIGAGMICSHLVNLSLLAGAVLSYGVMWPLIEDRKGVWFPSSLPQSSMKSLNGYKVFISIALILGDGLYNFLKIAVFTARTMYLTSRKMPKTNPEENDQPRDDCELNEVFLRDSIPFWLAATGYMLFSIVSVVVIPIMFPELKWYYVVVAYIIAPSLGFCNAYGAGLTDMNMAYNYGKVALFVLSAMSGKHDGVIAGLVGCGLIKSMVSISSDLMHDFKTGHLTLTSPRSMLVSQAIGTTIGCVVAPLTFFLFYKAFDIGNPDGEYKAPYAIVYRNMAILGVQGFSALPNHCLQLCYVFFSFAMVANFARDVCPEKIGKLIPLPMAMAVPFLVGAYFAIDMCVGSLIVFIWHRVDKQKANLMVPAVASGLICGDGLWILPSSILSLARVNPPICMNFVPTKST from the exons ATGGAGATGGAACATGCGATAGAGCAGATACGAGACGAGGATGACAACGTTGTTGTTAAAAGGCTGCCACCTTGGACAGCCAACATAACATGTCGGGGAGTGGTTGCGAGTGTTGTGATCGGTGTGATTTATAGTGTGATAGTAACGAAGCTTAATCTCACTACTGGCCTTGTACCGAATCTTAATGTTTCTGCAGCTCTTCTGGCGTTCGTATTTATCAAAACATGGACTAAACTGGTTCACAAATCTGGGTTTGTGACGAAGCCGTTTACGAAACAAGAGAATACAATCATTCAGACGTGTGCTGTTGCTTGTTACAGCATTGCTGTTGGAG GTGGATTCGGGTCATATTT gttGGGATTAAACAAGAAGACATACGAGGAAGCAGGTGTAGATGTCGAAGGGAATTCCCCAGGGAGCTATAAAGAACCTGGAATTGGTTGGATGACTGGTTTTCTTTTTGTTACTAGTTTTGTAGGATTGTTGGCTTTGGTCCCTCTAAGAAAG ATTATGATCATAGACTACAAGTTAACATATCCTAGTGGAACAGCTACAGCAGTTCTCATCAATGGGTTTCACACTCCAAAGGGAGACAAAATGGCAAA AAAGCAAGTTGTTGGGTTCACCAAGTTCTTGTCAGCAAGTTTTGTGTGGGCATGTTTTCAATGGTTCTATTCTGGCTCAGGAACATGTGGATTCACCTCTTTTCCTACCTTCGGGTTAAAAGCGTTCAAGAACTC GTTCTATTTTGATTTTAGTATGACTTACATAGGAGCCGGAATGATATGTTCACATCTTGTGAACTTATCATTGCTTGCAGGAGCCGTGCTCTCGTATGGTGTTATGTGGCCTCTTATTGAAGACCGAAAAGGGGTTTGGTTTCCTTCAAGTTTACCTCAAAGCAGCATGAAGAGTTTAAACGGTTACAAG GTTTTCATATCGATCGCGCTTATCCTAGGAGATGGACTGTATAATTTTCTCAAGATTGCAGTGTTTACTGCAAGAACAATGTATCTGACCTCTAGGAAGATGCCTAAAACTA ATCCAGAAGAAAATGATCAACCCCGAGATGATTGTGAACTAAATGAAGTGTTCTTAAGGGACAGCATTCCTTTTTGGCTAGCAGCTACTGGTTACATGCTATTCTCCATTGTTTCCGTTGTTGTCATCCCAATCATGTTCCCAGAGCTCAAATGGTATTATGTTGTTGTTGCTTATATTATCGCACCATCTCTCGGCTTCTGTAATGCATACGGTGCTGGTCTAACAGACATGAACATGGCATACAATTACGGTAAAGTTGCTCTCTTTGTACTGTCTGCTATGTCTGGAAAGCATGATGGTGTCATCGCTGGGCTCGTAGGATGCGGTCTAATAAAGTCCATGGTCTCAATATCATCTGACTTAATGCACGATTTCAAAACGggccatttgactttgacttcacCACGGTCAATGCTTGTGAGTCAAGCTATTGGAACGACCATCGGATGTGTGGTGGCACCTCTCACTTTCTTTCTGTTCTACAAAGCATTTGATATTGGAAATCCAGATGGTGAATACAAAGCTCCTTACGCTATTGTGTACAGAAACATGGCGATTTTGGGTGTTCAAGGTTTCTCTGCATTGCCGAATCATTGTTTGCAGCTTTGTTATGTGTTCTTCAGTTTTGCCATGGTGGCGAACTTCGCGAGAGACGTTTGTCCAGAGAAGATCGGGAAGTTGATTCCTTTACCAATGGCTATGGCTGTGCCTTTTCTTGTTGGTGCTTATTTCGCTATTGACATGTGTGTGGGAAGTTTGATTGTGTTCATATGGCACAGGGTTGATAAGCAAAAGGCTAATCTGATGGTTCCTGCTGTTGCTTCGGGTTTGATCTGTGGAGATGGGTTGTGGATTCTTCCATCATCGATTCTGTCCTTAGCTCGGGTTAATCCTCCGATATGCATGAACTTTGTGCCTACAAAGAGCACTTAA